One region of Microbacterium rhizosphaerae genomic DNA includes:
- a CDS encoding phage tail protein, whose translation MADARRESGKSLLDRSAGRTRDGCHARPSTTPSQRAPQKRDEHVTYVVGSAEIEVVPSLKGFDEKIDAQTRDLTAGIRLEPDIAGLRAKLSALDDLTIGVKLDDTAARLKLDALTRDRHVDVDASSGMLGGLVPPAAPTVPSAGGLGAAGAGASAAAPYLGIGITLLSVLATALIPIAAVALGASAALGALFAIAGGGVAIFALLEQRAISTNAAFKAQLTPSLNALSGAFDALVSKNGPALLAPLTAGIRLLAGMLPALTPLITAVSGALMGFLKPLQDAVSSGAFAKFVAQLAPIAGGALSGFGTILLNVGKGLVSMVPALVPLGTTILNGVIKLSDQFAKIGQSPEFKGFIAYVIANMPTVTKVVGNLIAITVGALVALAPLGAGVLKSLATITDGIRAFADNPVVKGIWNFLMIPTADALKAVGHWWSVELPNFIGQALSNAGKWLLDMGGKILGGLVQGLVITIYVVRDFFTGQLQAAVWRWLVAVVPQVVTAGIRWITGLAAGIAQAWPGIVSWFQNIGPNLIRFLAGAGVWLVNTGEQIVHGLQAGIGRMWNGFLGWIHSQIMLIPAAVRDALGIKSPSTVFAEIGEYMGLGLQQGATASIRRAMDATQLQITRRAATLHAQVGATLATQLEATVSGGSGGPTSQQIDQLIKEIQALRAKTPSAQDNAHAAQLAARAGIARTGMA comes from the coding sequence TTGGCCGATGCCAGGCGCGAGTCCGGGAAATCTCTTCTAGACCGCTCGGCCGGGCGTACGCGTGACGGCTGCCACGCCCGGCCGAGCACTACCCCCTCCCAACGAGCCCCGCAGAAACGAGATGAGCACGTGACGTACGTTGTTGGATCGGCCGAGATTGAGGTCGTGCCGAGCCTCAAGGGCTTTGACGAGAAGATCGACGCTCAGACACGCGACCTCACCGCGGGCATCCGCCTCGAGCCAGACATCGCCGGCCTGCGCGCGAAGCTCTCCGCGCTCGATGACCTCACCATCGGTGTCAAGCTGGACGACACGGCCGCGCGGCTGAAGCTGGACGCGCTCACCCGGGATCGCCACGTCGATGTTGACGCCAGCAGCGGCATGCTGGGCGGTCTTGTGCCGCCAGCCGCCCCCACGGTTCCGAGCGCGGGCGGCTTGGGCGCGGCCGGCGCAGGTGCCAGCGCTGCTGCTCCCTACCTCGGGATCGGCATCACCCTGCTGTCAGTACTCGCGACCGCGCTGATTCCCATCGCGGCCGTTGCGCTGGGCGCGTCCGCGGCGCTGGGCGCGCTCTTCGCCATCGCTGGGGGCGGCGTGGCGATCTTCGCCCTGCTCGAGCAGCGCGCCATCTCCACGAACGCGGCCTTCAAGGCGCAGCTGACCCCATCACTGAATGCGCTGAGCGGGGCATTCGACGCGCTCGTCTCGAAGAACGGGCCCGCGCTGCTCGCTCCGCTGACAGCAGGCATCCGACTGCTCGCCGGCATGCTGCCCGCGCTGACGCCGTTGATCACCGCGGTAAGCGGGGCGCTCATGGGCTTCCTCAAGCCGCTCCAGGACGCGGTCAGCTCGGGCGCGTTCGCCAAGTTCGTGGCCCAGCTCGCCCCGATCGCCGGGGGCGCTCTTAGTGGCTTCGGCACCATCCTGCTGAACGTGGGCAAGGGGCTGGTGTCGATGGTCCCGGCCCTGGTGCCGCTGGGGACCACGATCCTCAACGGAGTCATCAAGCTGAGCGACCAGTTCGCCAAGATCGGCCAGAGCCCTGAATTCAAGGGCTTCATCGCCTACGTGATCGCGAACATGCCGACCGTCACGAAGGTCGTAGGCAACCTGATCGCCATCACGGTGGGTGCACTCGTCGCCCTCGCCCCGCTGGGCGCAGGCGTCCTGAAGTCCCTGGCCACGATCACCGACGGCATCCGCGCGTTCGCTGACAACCCTGTCGTCAAGGGAATCTGGAACTTCCTGATGATCCCCACCGCGGACGCCCTCAAGGCGGTCGGGCACTGGTGGAGTGTGGAGCTGCCGAACTTCATCGGGCAGGCCCTGAGCAACGCCGGCAAGTGGCTGCTCGACATGGGCGGCAAGATTCTCGGCGGACTCGTGCAGGGGCTCGTGATCACCATCTACGTCGTCCGCGACTTCTTCACCGGCCAGCTCCAGGCCGCCGTCTGGCGATGGCTCGTGGCCGTCGTGCCGCAGGTCGTGACCGCCGGCATCCGCTGGATCACCGGGCTTGCAGCAGGCATCGCACAGGCGTGGCCCGGCATCGTCAGTTGGTTCCAGAACATCGGCCCCAACCTCATCCGGTTCCTGGCCGGCGCGGGCGTGTGGCTTGTCAACACGGGCGAGCAGATCGTGCACGGTCTGCAGGCCGGCATCGGTCGGATGTGGAACGGCTTCCTCGGCTGGATTCACTCACAGATCATGCTGATTCCCGCCGCGGTCCGCGACGCGCTCGGCATCAAGAGCCCGTCGACCGTGTTCGCGGAGATCGGCGAATACATGGGGCTCGGCCTTCAGCAGGGTGCCACCGCCAGCATCCGCCGGGCCATGGACGCCACCCAACTCCAGATCACGCGCAGAGCGGCGACACTCCACGCCCAGGTGGGGGCCACCCTCGCCACCCAGCTCGAGGCCACCGTCTCGGGAGGCTCGGGCGGACCGACCTCGCAGCAGATCGACCAACTCATCAAGGAAATTCAAGCGCTCCGGGCAAAGACTCCGAGCGCCCAGGACAACGCCCACGCCGCGCAGCTCGCTGCCCGCGCGGGCATCGCCCGAACGGGGATGGCCTGA